The Impatiens glandulifera chromosome 3, dImpGla2.1, whole genome shotgun sequence genome contains a region encoding:
- the LOC124930821 gene encoding phenylacetaldehyde reductase-like — protein MSGEGKTVCVTGASGFIASWLVKHLLRRGYTVNATVRDLSDPLKTKHLVELDGAKERLKLFKANLTEDCSFDEAIEGCHGVFHVASPCTFTTKKDPYAEIVEPAVKGTINVLNSCAKTPSVRRVILTSSITAVSFTTRRSSEGVLDETWFSDPEHCKKNKLWYQLSKTLAEEAAWKFVKEKGIDMVVINSSAVIGSMFNSSLNLTCVIVLNLMNGLQLYKDLIGWINVKDVADAHIQAFEISSANGRYCLSERELRLSDVANELVKLYPSFITRLPQKWEEDDEFSVPYPVSKEKAKTLGINFIPFEVSLKETVESLKEMGLVSF, from the exons ATGAGCGGAGAAGGAAAAACAGTTTGCGTGACCGGAGCTTCAGGCTTCATAGCTTCGTGGCTGGTCAAGCACCTTCTCCGGCGAGGATACACAGTCAACGCCACCGTTCGCGATCTCT CCGATCCCCTGAAAACGAAGCATTTAGTTGAGCTCGATGGAGCCAAAGAGAGACTAAAATTGTTCAAAGCAAATTTAACCGAGGATTGTTCCTTCGATGAAGCAATTGAAGGATGTCATGGTGTGTTTCATGTTGCTTCTCCATGTACATTTACCACCAAAAAGGATCCTTAT gCTGAAATAGTTGAGCCAGCTGTGAAAGGCACGATCAATGTACTAAATTCTTGTGCGAAAACTCCTTCTGTAAGACGGGTTATTCTAACATCGTCGATTACAGCTGTTTCATTCACAACTAGACGTTCATCCGAAGGTGTGCTCGACGAGACTTGGTTTTCTGACCCTGAACATTGTAAGAAGAATAAG TTGTGGTATCAACTTTCAAAGACTTTAGCGGAGGAAGCTGCATggaaatttgtaaaagagaaAGGAATCGACATGGTTGTGATAAACTCGTCAGCGGTTATCGGTTCTATGTTTAACTCGTCGCTCAATTTAACTTGTGTTATTGTTTTGAACCTCATGAACG GTTTGCAATTATATAAAGATCTAATTGGATGGATAAATGTTAAAGACGTTGCGGATGCTCATATTCAAGCATTTGAGATTTCTTCGGCTAATGGAAGATATTGTCTTTCCGAGCGAGAGCTCCGCCTATCAGATGTCGCAAATGAACTCGTTAAACTTTATCCTTCTTTCATTACCAGACTTCCTCAAAA GTGGGAAGAAGATGACGAATTTTCGGTACCCTACCCGGTATCAAAGGAAAAAGCGAAAACTTTGGGCATAAACTTCATCCCTTTTGAAGTCAGCCTCAAGGAAACTGTTGAAAGCCTAAAGGAGATGGGATTAGTTAGTTTCTAG